Sequence from the Rhodococcus jostii RHA1 genome:
CGGTGTCGGATTCAGTTTCGTTGACCTGGGTGCCCCACGCCCTCACGCCGTCGGGTGGCGCTCAGCTCCGCTCGGGGAACCTCAGCCCGTTTGCCCAGATGCGCGTCGTGGTGAACACGACGTCGTCGAAGTCGACGGGAGTGCCGTCGGTCCCATTCACGCTGGCCACGAACACGTTGTAGGCCAACCGGCTGACCATCCCCGACAACGCACGCGACGCCAGCATCGGGTCGAGTTCCTTGTCGGCGATGCCCCGCGCCTGCAGTTCCGCGATGCCCCGCGCGTTCCGCGCGATGAACGCGTCGGCCCGCTGACGCCGCAGGTCCGCGAACGCCGGGTCGATGTGCGCGACCTGCTCGAGCAGCCCCATCAGCTTGGCGTTACGCCGGTAGGCCTCCAGGTAGGCGCGGTTACTCGCCTCCAGGACGGCGTACGGGTCGTCGGTGTCCTGCACCCGCTTCATGCCCGGGTGCATCATGTCTTCCTGCGCCACCTCGAGCACAGCGGCGAACACCTGCTCCTTATTGTCGAAGTAGGTGTAGAACGACCCCGTCGAGCAGTTGGCTTCCTTCGTGATGTCGGTGAGCCGGGCATCGAGGTACCCGGACCGCTCGAACACCGTCCGCGCGGCCGCCACCAACGCCGCGCGCGTGCGTGCACCACGCGGTGTCGCCGGAGGCTCCCGCAACAGATCGGTGGCCGCCATCGACGGGGCGGGCTGGTCGTCCCACTCTTCATGGACGGTGCGCGTGGTCATTTCCTACTTATACGCCAGCACCGCAGCCCCGCCCAACCCGACGCTCAGGTGATGGTGATGCCGCCGTCCACCGCGATCGTCTGACCGGTGACGTACGCGGCAGCGTCCGAAGCGAGCCAGACGACGGTCGCGGCGAGCTCCTCCGGGTCACCGAGGCGACCGAGAACGAGCCGCGATTTCATCGATTCGAGGTACCCGTCCTGGTACTGGTCCGTCATCTCCGTCTCGAAGAATCCGGGAGCGATCGCATTCACCCGGATGCCCTTGCGGGCACCCCACTGCTGCGCCAGGTCGCGGGTGAGACCGATGACCCCGGCCTTGCTCGCGGCGTACGCGGCCTGCGGAAGTCCCGCGGTGGTGAGACCGAGCACGCTCGCGATGTTCACGATCGCGCTGCCCGGCTTCATGACCTTCCCCGCCGCCTGCGCGGCCCAGTAGGAACCGTTCAGGTTGATGTCGACGACCTGCCGGAACTGCTCCGGCGTCTCCCGCGTCGCGGGGACTGCCGTACCGACGCCGGCATTGTTGACGAGCACGTCCACCCGGCCGAACTTCTCCATGGCCGCGTCGATCATGTTCTGCGCCTGAGCCGGGTCTGCGATATCCGTCGCAACGCACAGCGCCTGACGTCCGGCGGCCCGCACCAGTTCGGCGGTCTTCTCGAGACGGTCGGTGCGGCGCGCCGCCAGCACCACATCGGCGCCGGCCTCCGCCGCGGCCTGCGCGAACGCCACCCCGAGACCCGACGACGCACCGGTCACGACGACCACCCGATCGGTCAAGCTGAACTTGTCGAGAACGGACATACGAAGCGACTCCTTTGTCGTCGGGCTACGGGGTACGGTTTCAGAGGCCGAGGTCGCGACCGATCAGTTCCTTCATGATCTCGTTGGAACCGGCCCAGATCTTGGTGACACGGGCGTCCATCCATGCACGGGCGGCACGGTACTCGGTCATGAATCCGTAGCCACCGTGCAGCTGCACGCAGTGGTCGAGGACCTCGTTCTGCACCTGAGCAGTCCACCACTTCGCCTTGGCGGCGTCCACTGCGGTGAGCTCACCGTCGGCGTGTGCGGCGACGCAGTTGTCGACGTAGGCCTGGGTGACCTCGACACGGGTGACAAGGTCCGCGAGGAGGAACTTGTTCCACTGGAGCGAGCCGATTGGCTGGCCGAATGCCTTGCGGTCCTTGGCGTACTGGATCGTCTCCTCGAGGATCGGCGCGGCGTGCGCGATGTTCGAGACGGCGGCGCCGACACGCTCCTGCGGCAGCATCTCCATCATGTGGATGAATCCGCGGTCGATCTCACCGATGATGTTCGTCGACGGCACACGCACGTTCTCGAAGAACAGCTCGGCGGTGTCCGACTCGTGCTGGCCGACCTTGTCGAGCTTGCGGCCGCGCTCGAAGCCCTCCATGCCCGTCTCGACGGCGAACAGGGTGATGCCCTTGGACTTCTTCTCGGGACTGGTGCGCGCCGCGACGATCACCAGGTCGGCGTTGTAGCCGTTGGTGATGAACGTCTTGGAACCGTTGATGATCCAGTCGTCGCCGTCCTTGACCGCAGTGGTCTTGAGCGAGGCGAGGTCGGAACCACCGGAAGGCTCGGTCATGCCGATCGCGGTGAGCAGTTCACCGGTGCAGAACTTGGGTAGCCAACGCTGCTTCTGCTCCTCGGTCGTGAGCTGCACGAGGTACGGCGCAACGACGTCGGCGTGAATGCCGAAGCTCGACGACACGGCGGCACTTGCCCGCGAAAGCTCCTCGGCGAGAACCGCATTGAACCGGTAGTCGCCGGCCTCGCTTCCGCCGTATGCCTCGGGGACCTCGAGGCCGAGGAATCCGTTGCGGCCCGCTTCGAGCCAGATCTCGCGGTCGATGAAGCGTTGCTCGATGAGCTTGTCGGCCACCGGCAGGAGGTTGCGGTTCACGAACTCCCGGGCCGATTCGCGGAATGCCTCGTGATCGGGGCCGTACAGGGTGCGTCGCATGACCGCTCCTTTGTCGAAATCCAGCTGACTGTGTCCACGCTTTCCAGCATGTAAGCGTGTGCTTATTTTCTAAGCGCTTGCTTATACTGAGGGTGCGGCGCGGTATTGTCAACAGCCGCGCAGCCGAGGATGGAGAAAGACATGAGCGAATCACCGAACCAGGTGATCAGCCCTTCCAAGGCTGCCGCCCGCATCCGCGCCGCAGCCGTCGACGCGTTCGCGACCAGCGGTTACGGGGGCACCACCACCCGCGAGATCGCCGCCCGCCTCGAGATGAGCCCCGCCGCGATGTACCCGCACTACCGATCCAAGGAAGAGCTGCTCTTCGCGATCAGTTACGAAGGCCACACCGCAGCGCTCGACGTTGTCGTGAGTGCAGACCTCCCCGACGAGGCGCCCTCCATCAGGCTGCAGGCGCTGATCGGCGCATTCGCGAGCTGGCAGGCCACGCACCACGCACAGGCTCGCGTCGTGCAGTACGAACTCAACGCCCTCACGCCCGAGCACTACCGCGACGTGGTCAAACTGCGCCGCGACATCACCCACATCGTCCGCGCCGTCGTCGACGCAGGGGCCGCATCCGGCGAATTCACGGTCCCCGACGGCGAAGGCGTCACCCTCGCCCTCATGTCTCTGTGCGTCGACATCTGCCGCTGGTTCCCGGCCGGCGCCTACACCGAGCCCGAGGCCGTCGCAGACCTCTACGCCGACCTCGCCATGCGCATGGTGGGTGCCGGCTAGGTATTGCCAAGGTCCCGTGGGGTCGGCTAATGTAGAACATACGTGGCGCTCCTGAGGTTTGTGTGGGCGTCATTTCTGCTGTTCAGGGTGGGTTGTGTTGTTGGACGCAGTGGTCGGCGAGTTGCCGGTGAAATGAGGGACGCGCACGTGTTGGGTCTCTAGATTTCGGGGTTCCTACACCAACCTCAACCCGGAGGACCGCTACACGTGCGCGTCAGTACTGCATTTAACCGTCTGCTTCAAATCCCCGGTGCATCGGTGTCGGATGTGTCGATCACAGACGACTCCGTCGAGGTCACCCTCAGGCTCGCAGCACGCCGTGTGAAGTGCCCATGCGGCTACACGAGCGCCGCAGCCTACGACCACGCGCCGCGGCGCTGGCGCCATCTCGACTTCGGCCGCCACAAGGTGTGGTTGAAGTATCCGATCCGACGGATCGAGTGCCCGACCTGCGGCGTCCGGACCGAGGACATTCCGTGGGCGCGTCCGACAGCACGGCATACACGCGACTTCGAGGACATGGTGCTGTGGTTGGTCACCCGCACCGATCGGACCTCGGTGTCGACCTTGATGCGCTGTGCATGGCGAACGGTCACCTCCATCGTCACGCGGGCGGTCGATGCGTTGATCGACTCGCGCAGGCTCGAGAATTTGTATCGAATCGGAGTCGACGAAATCTGCTACCGACATCCGCACAAGTACCTCACCATCGTCGGCGATCACGACACCGGCAAGGTCGTCTACATCACCGAGGGCCGAGGCCGAGACTCGTTTTCGGAGTTCTTCGAGCAACAGTCGGCGAAGGAGCGCGACAAGGTGCAGGTGGTGTCGATGGACGGCTCTCCCGCCTTCCGAGCCGCCGCAGAGGATCACGTCCCGCGGGCTCGTCAGTGTATGGACCCCTTTCACGTGATGCAGTGGGTGAACCGAGCATTGGATCGTGTGTTCTCCGACGCGGCGTCTGTTCGCCGGACCTTGTCGATGCAAGCCCCGGAATGGCGTCAAGCTCGCACAGTGTTGCGGCTCGGTAAGAATCGGCTCACCAAGAAACACAAGTCGTTGCTGCGGACGGTGACCGCAGCCGATACCGAGGTCGGGACAGCGTGGCGTCTGAAGGAGCAGTTCCGCGATCTCTACCGCAAGATCGCGCCCCGGAACGCTGCACGGTATCTACGGCGGTGGATCGAAGAAGCGCGGTCCTGCGGGATCGATGCGTTCGTACAACTGGCGCGCATGATCGACAAGAAATCCGAGCAAATCTGTGCAGCAATCGAGTTGGGGATATCCAATGCCCTTATCGAGGGGATCAACTCGAAGATCAGACTGATCAATGCCCGCGGTTACGGTCATCATTCAGCAAAATCACTCACGGCGATGATCTATCTCAATCTCGGCGGAATCGAGGTAAAACTGCCCACACAAACGTAAGGAGGGGCACATACGTTCGATTCGGGGGAATCGACGGCAGCCGGGGGGTCGGGGTGGATTCAGCAGCGGTGAACGCGTTTCTGGCCGAATTGCCGAAACTCGACCTGGATATCGACGATGCGACGCGCA
This genomic interval carries:
- a CDS encoding acyl-CoA dehydrogenase family protein, whose protein sequence is MRRTLYGPDHEAFRESAREFVNRNLLPVADKLIEQRFIDREIWLEAGRNGFLGLEVPEAYGGSEAGDYRFNAVLAEELSRASAAVSSSFGIHADVVAPYLVQLTTEEQKQRWLPKFCTGELLTAIGMTEPSGGSDLASLKTTAVKDGDDWIINGSKTFITNGYNADLVIVAARTSPEKKSKGITLFAVETGMEGFERGRKLDKVGQHESDTAELFFENVRVPSTNIIGEIDRGFIHMMEMLPQERVGAAVSNIAHAAPILEETIQYAKDRKAFGQPIGSLQWNKFLLADLVTRVEVTQAYVDNCVAAHADGELTAVDAAKAKWWTAQVQNEVLDHCVQLHGGYGFMTEYRAARAWMDARVTKIWAGSNEIMKELIGRDLGL
- a CDS encoding TetR/AcrR family transcriptional regulator; translation: MSESPNQVISPSKAAARIRAAAVDAFATSGYGGTTTREIAARLEMSPAAMYPHYRSKEELLFAISYEGHTAALDVVVSADLPDEAPSIRLQALIGAFASWQATHHAQARVVQYELNALTPEHYRDVVKLRRDITHIVRAVVDAGAASGEFTVPDGEGVTLALMSLCVDICRWFPAGAYTEPEAVADLYADLAMRMVGAG
- a CDS encoding TetR/AcrR family transcriptional regulator, with product MTTRTVHEEWDDQPAPSMAATDLLREPPATPRGARTRAALVAAARTVFERSGYLDARLTDITKEANCSTGSFYTYFDNKEQVFAAVLEVAQEDMMHPGMKRVQDTDDPYAVLEASNRAYLEAYRRNAKLMGLLEQVAHIDPAFADLRRQRADAFIARNARGIAELQARGIADKELDPMLASRALSGMVSRLAYNVFVASVNGTDGTPVDFDDVVFTTTRIWANGLRFPERS
- a CDS encoding ISL3 family transposase, which encodes MRVSTAFNRLLQIPGASVSDVSITDDSVEVTLRLAARRVKCPCGYTSAAAYDHAPRRWRHLDFGRHKVWLKYPIRRIECPTCGVRTEDIPWARPTARHTRDFEDMVLWLVTRTDRTSVSTLMRCAWRTVTSIVTRAVDALIDSRRLENLYRIGVDEICYRHPHKYLTIVGDHDTGKVVYITEGRGRDSFSEFFEQQSAKERDKVQVVSMDGSPAFRAAAEDHVPRARQCMDPFHVMQWVNRALDRVFSDAASVRRTLSMQAPEWRQARTVLRLGKNRLTKKHKSLLRTVTAADTEVGTAWRLKEQFRDLYRKIAPRNAARYLRRWIEEARSCGIDAFVQLARMIDKKSEQICAAIELGISNALIEGINSKIRLINARGYGHHSAKSLTAMIYLNLGGIEVKLPTQT
- a CDS encoding SDR family NAD(P)-dependent oxidoreductase, coding for MSVLDKFSLTDRVVVVTGASSGLGVAFAQAAAEAGADVVLAARRTDRLEKTAELVRAAGRQALCVATDIADPAQAQNMIDAAMEKFGRVDVLVNNAGVGTAVPATRETPEQFRQVVDINLNGSYWAAQAAGKVMKPGSAIVNIASVLGLTTAGLPQAAYAASKAGVIGLTRDLAQQWGARKGIRVNAIAPGFFETEMTDQYQDGYLESMKSRLVLGRLGDPEELAATVVWLASDAAAYVTGQTIAVDGGITIT